Genomic DNA from Bacillota bacterium:
CGGTTACATGGATGACGTCTGGAATATCTGGTATGGGTTCTCCCGACAGCGTTCCGTACAGATGTACCCGTTCCTCCGGCGTGCGGCGAACGGCGGAAAGGGTGCCGCCCGTGTGGGCATAGACCTCCAGCACCTGCTGGGTGCAGTTCTTTGTCGTGTGAGAGAGCAGCACGTGGTCGCCCAGATACATCACGAAAGGCTCATCACCAACGAACGTTTTCGTCAGGTAGACCGCGTGTCCCAATCCGAGCGGCTCTTGTTGCACGATGGTTACAATGCGCTCGCCCAGCTGTTGCAGGTGACCTGCCTGCTCATAGAGTAGTTGCCTGTCGTTTTGCCACTGCGCCTCTTGCTCGGTGAGCGCGCCGAAGTAGGCACGGACGCCCGCTTCCGACTCGGGGTTCACCACGATGCCGACCTGCTCGATACCCGCGTTCACAGCTTCCTCCACCAGCAGTTGCAATGCGGGTTTCGTGATGCCATCTCGGTCCACCAGAGGCAACATCTCCTTTTGCAGAGTACGTGTGGCGGGAAACTGGCGAGTTCCGCGTCCCGCGGCGGTGATGATGGCTTTGCGGATGTGGCTCATCGCTCCGAATCTCCGTGAAGAAGCCTGAGCAGTGCGGGTTCAATCAGGTCCCGCAGGGCTGGGTTAGCGTAGCCGACCCATGCCACTGGCTCCCGAATATCCAGAGGTGTTTGCAGCTGCCGTCCGTACTCATCGGTGATGATGGCTCCTGCTTCGCGGGCAATCAGTTCGGTGCAGATATCGTAAGGGTGGGCGCACAGAGGCATCTCTGTGTATCCCAGCTGCCGAAAGGCGACGGGACGCAGGTCGGCGATGAAGCGGTCGTGTCCGACGATCAGTTCGTAAATCTGCCCACCTGTGCTGAGGTATTGGTCGGCGAACACCAGCGGGTTGCCTTTGATGTCCATACTTCGCAGCTGGCGGTAGAGGTTCTCCTCGAGGGCGGCGAGCCATGCCTTGCCATCAGGGAAGAAATTAGCAAAGCTGGCAAAGCTGTAACGCAAGTCCTTCGCGGAGGAGGGTTTCGGGCGGAATGGAGTGGTGCTTCCGTCCCACAGACTCTGTCGTTCCCCGAACGCACCACCCCCGCGAACCGCCCAAAGCGTGTCGACCACACACTGTCGCGAGGTGGGCAGCTCGGTCTGTACGGCGATTTCAATGTCTGCAAGGGTGGTTTGGCGGCCACGGTTCGGGGCGATGCCTGTCAGGCACCACGCACTGCGTTTGTCATACATAATCATACGTGTGCCGTCGATGGGGTCGACCACCATGATGAATTGCGCCTTATCGGTGTTTGTTCCCCGCGGCAGAGACAGCCAGCCGTCCTCAGAGATGCCTTCCGCCACCAGCACGAAGGGCACTTCCTGTGCCCACTGCTCGCAGAACTGCAGCAGTAGATTCTCGACCTGCACGTCGATGCGAAACTGCGTATCGCCATCCGCGCTTTCGGTAGCCTGTGCCAGCCAGTCGGCGGAATACTGCAGGAGCTGAGCGCGCACCTCCGAGCGAATCTGCTCATGCAGTGCGCGCACCCTGCGAATCAGAGTATCGGCGGGGTAGGGCAGCACTTACTGCGCTGCGCCCTCCGTTTGCATGCTCAGGTAGTTCGCCAGACCCATGTGCTCGATCTGGTCACGCTGCGCTTCCGCCCAGTCGATATGTCCCTCCTCCATATTGAGGATACGTATCAGCAGGTCCACAGTGCCCTGATCGGCGACCTGGTGCGCCAGCGCGATGGCTTTGTTATAGGCTTGCACAGCCTCCCCTTCGGACGTTATCACCCCGTTCACCATGTCTGGCACGGTGTTACCGATTAGCAGCTCGCCCAGTTTGATAGTGGGATGCCCCTCCAGAAACAGGAGGCGTTGAATCAGCCACTCCGCATGGTGCATCTCATCGAGAGCGATTTTCTGGAAGGCGGCGTGTAGCTTATCATATCCCCAGTTTTCGCACATTTCCGCTTCCACCATATACTGGTGGATGGCGGTCAACTCATCGGAAAGCAGTTCGTTGAGCACTTTCAGTATCTCAGGGTTGCCTTTCATGGTTCTCCTCCTTGCAGCGACTTTGAGCCATGATTCGCCTGCGCGCACTGGCACTCCTGCAGGTCTTGCTTCGCTTGCTGAAGGCGTTCGGGTGTGCCAACATCGTTCCAGTAGCCTTCGAAGCGCACTGCCCGCACGGCATCGGGGTACTGATGCAGGAGCCGCTGGATGGCCTGGGTAAGCTCGTACTCTCCCCGTGCGGACAACGGAAGTTCTCTCAACACAGGGAGGATGGCGGGCGAAAAGATATGCACACCCGCAAGGTTCCAGTTGGTGTCGGGGTTGCGCGGCTTCTCTTCCACACGTAATACCCTGTCTCCGTCCAGCCAGACGCCGCCTCCCTCAGAGACGTCGGGCAGCCAGTTTACGCCGATTAAGGCGACGATGTCGGGTGTGTATGCCTGTATCAGGCATCGGTAGTTCGACCGGTCAGTGAGGATGTCACCAAAGCTCATCAGCACCGGCTCCGCTGGAAGGCTTTCCAGAGCCACTCGCAATGCGCCCCCGGTGCCCGGCTGGTCTTCGGGCTGGCGGACGTAGTGGATGCGCACGCCGAAGGAGCTGCCGTCGCCAAAGTGCCGGGTGATGCTTTCAGCGTGATACTGGACCACGACAGTAAATTCCCGGATAGACGTTGTCTCACGGATGTTGCACAAGATGTGCTCGAGAAGCGGACGCCCGGCAAGAGGAACCATCGGCTTGGGGATGTTACGGGTGAAATCACCCAACCGGGTTCCCCTGCCTGCTGCCAGCAACACGCACCTGCGCGGCGGGGTGCTCATTCCAGTCTCACCCCGGTATCCACGCGCACGTGCCAGGCGTCTCCGCCCGCGCTCTTGAAAGCCTCTACCACCTCCTGTTCGCGACCGGGCGCATAGGCAAACAGGCAACCGCCGCCACCGGAGCCGTTGACCTTGCCTCCCAGCGCACCGGCTCGCAAAGCTGCTTCCAGCATCCTCTCGATTTTCGGGGTGGATACCTCCAGCCCATCGCGCAACTGAGCATGGTGCGCTATCAGCAGGTCACCCAACACCTGCGGACTCCACTGGTCATTTCGCAGCAACTGCAGGGCGCGCCGGGTGAGATCGCGGTTGATGAGATTGGCGCGCACGCGGCGGGCGTTGCGTGCAGGCAGGTGCTTCAGAGCCTCTTCGGCTTCCTCTAAGGGGGTGGTATGCAGGTCAAAGTGAGGCATTCTTTCCTGCAGCAGCGCAATGCCCTCCGTGACGTCGTGCCTGCGGGAGGCAAGCACTTCTACGGTGGCTTTCGGTTGCAGCGAATCCGCGAGTACCAAACCTCTCAGCTGGATGGGGAGTCGCTCCGCACGGTAGGGCGGTATGGTGTCGATGTACAATACACCGCCCAGCGCAGCGCAAAAGTGGTCCATCATTCCACCCGGCTCTTTGAACTCCAGCACCTCTGTGCGGTGTCCCCATCGCGCCAGCGTTTCAGGGTCGGGATTCATGGGAGTTTCGGCCATTTCACACAGCGCACGCAACCACATGACCACCATCGCCGACGAGCTGGACACGCCTGCCTGCATGGGAATGTCGCTGGTGATGCGGATGGATGCTCCGTACGGGAAGCGTGCCCCCTCACGAAGCAAGACGTTGACCCCCGCCCGCAGGTAATCGCGTGCACGGGTGTACTGTTGTTCCTGCGAGGGGTCTAAGGTCATTCGGTCGTTAATGTCGGGCATGTCGATGTGCAAGCGGTGACCATCGCAGGAGAATTGCACTTCCGCCCGGATTCGGCGGTTGATTGCCGCGGCGATAACAGGTAGCCCGAGATAGTCCTGATGTTCCCCAAAAAGACAAATCCGCCCGGGTGCGGATACCGTAAACGCTCTTCTACTCATGCCTTTAGTATAGGCAAAGGAGGGGAAGGTGTCAAGGCAGTTAGCGGCACCAGAACCGCTCCAAGCCAGCGGCAGAAACCGCTTCCAGCAGGTTCCTTTACGCCAGTCTGCCGTATTCCTCCACCGCCTCGAAGAAAGCGACGATGTTTTCCCACGGGACATCGGGTTCGATCACGTGCGTCGGCGCGATCACCAGCCCGGGCGCGAAGCGGTCGATCATCTCCTTCACCGCGCGCTTCACGTCCTCCGGCTTTCCGAAAGGCATGACCGTTTGTGTGCCGATGGTGCCCCAAAAGGCAAGCCGGTCGCCGAACTCGCGCTTCACCCAGTCCACGTCCAGACACTCGGGTTGCACGGGGTTGAGCACGGTGACACCGACCTCAATCAGGTCTTCGATGATGTCGGCGATGTTGCCGTCGCTGTGGTACCAGACGGGGATGTCGGGGCGCACAGCTCGAGCGGAGGCAATTTCGCGGGCGAGACGCGGTTTGAGAAAACGTCGCCACACATCGGGGCGCATCATCAGCCGGTCTTGCATGCCGACGTCATCGCCAAACTGGATCATGTCGACACCTGCCTCCACCAGGCGTCTGGCTTTGAAGCAGTTATCTTCGGTAATCTTATCCAGCACCCACTCCACAAACTCGGGGTTCTCGATGAAGTCGCGAAAAATACGCTCGAAGCCGATAATCTGCCATGTGGTTTCAAAGATATGCCCGGCGAACCCTGCCACGAAGTAGCCCTTCTCGTGCCATGCCTGCACCTCTGCCTCCAGATGTTCGTGGCGGTAGGAAGGGGTGAAGTCGGGCCAGGGATACTCCTCCAGCTCACGGATGGTGGTTGCGTGTTCCAGTGGGAATACGTATCGGGCGAAGTGATAGAAAGTGCCCGGGATGTGTGCTGTGCCGTATTCGCCGCTGATGACGCTTGCCTCAGGCAGCCGCTTCAAGTAGAGTGAAAAGTCCGGCAGTTCGCGTGGCGGACGGAAGCCGACGTAACGGGTTTCCATGCCGAAGTACTCGGCGGGGTCGGTATGGCCGGTCTCCTTCACGAACCGGTCGTATGCGGCCGGAGTGAAGCCCATTTCTTTGGGAACTCTGTCCGGCACTTCACGGCGAATAGCCCGCAGAACACGTTCTCTGGGTGTCATCCTCTCCTCCGATTACATCTGGCTTCTCACGTAGCTTGCCACCGCGATAAAGTTTCGGGCGGCGTGTTCGCCATAGGTTCCCGAAGCCGTTCCGCTCAGCACAAAGCCGTCAGGACCTGCCTCCTTGATCAGCCGCTTGCTGATGGCGAGTATCTCGTCGGCGCCGCGCTGGTTCAGAACCTCCATGTCGTCGAGATTGCCCACGATGCACACCTTTCCCTGCAGGACTCGTTTGGCTGCTGGCATATCGCAGTCGCCCCAGGGTGGCGCTTCCAGCGGGTCCAGCGCGTCCACACCGATGTCCACAATCGCCTCCAGATAGCGCATGATGGGCCCGTGGTTATGGAAATAGGCGATGCCGCCGTGCTCGTGGATGAGTGATACCAGCTCTTTATCGTAGCGACGCACCAGTCGGTTATACGCGACGGGTCCCAGCTGTGTGGAGGCGTACTCCCCGCCAACGATACGAAACACGTCCACGCCTGCTCTTAACACCCTCTCCACAAACGCCAACAGCCGCTCGTTGCCCACGCGCACCATCTCCTCCATAACGTCCGGAGCGTCTGCCCAGAGCAGGCAGAAGTCCTGCGGTGAGAGCCACTGTGCCGGAAAACAGAGAGCATCCGGCAGTTCGAAGAGCACTACTCCTTCATCCCCCAGCCAATCCTTCGTCTGGAAGAAGTGTCGCAGGGCATTCTCTACTGTCTCTTCTGTCGGTGGCTCGTATGGCGCGGCAAGCAGGTTCAATACGTCCTCGGCGTCCTTGCAGGGAAACTTGGTGCAGGCGGAGGTGACCGGTGTGCGCGTGACAACGCGGGTCAGGGCTCCTTGCGGAGTGTGATAGACGGTACGGGTGGTGTTGCCGACGGTCTCGGTTTCCCGTGGCAAAGCGGAGCCGATGAAACAATCGCATGCCCACCCTGCATAGAGCATCATGTCGGTCTCGCGCACGAGCTGAACAGCCAGTTCGCTATCCGGCGGGATGCGCCCCCAATGCTGGGGAGATACTGGGATGCGGTCGGGCGTGCCCCGATGGAATGCACAGAGTACGCGCTCTCTCGACGTCAATGTTGGTGCCCCCTCGTTGTAGGCGCTGCGCTTGTCGAGGAACAGCAAAACGACTCGGCAGGAGGCTTGCCTCCAACCGCTTGCGACATCCGGAGGGCGAACCTCCGGCTGAACCGAACACAGTGCAAACGGCTCGGTGCGAGCCTCGCCCTCTGGAAGGGGTTTGTTCCTCCGCTGGAGGGCGAACCTCCAGGTGAGCCGGTCCCCAGCCAACCTCCCCGCGGGCGGGGAGCAGAGTTTACAGCTCGGCAGGAGCCTCGCCCTCCGGATAATCGCCCGGCTACGCTGCCCCCAGCAGCTCTTTGCACTTGTCGACGGCAGTGGCGGCGTCCGGAGCGTAGGCATCCGCGCCAATCTGGTTCGCCCATTCCTGGGTAACCGGCGCACCGCCTACGATGAGCTTCACCTTCGGACGCAGTCCTGCCTCGTCGAAGGCTTTAATCACCTCGGGAATATAGGTCATGGTAGTGGTCAGCAGAGCAGACATGCCCACAATCTGCGCGTTGTGTTCCTTCGCAGCCTCGATGAACTTATCGGCACTGACGTCCACACCCAGGTCCACGACCTTAAAGCCCGCGCCTTCCATCATCATGGCTACCAGGTTCTTGCCGATGTCGTGCAGGTCGCCGCACACGGTGCCGATGACCATCGTACCTATCGGCTGTACGTCGGTGGCTACCAGTAAGGGGCGCAGAATCTCCATAGATGCCTTCATGGCGCGCGCTGCCACCAGAATCTCCGGCACGAAATACTCGCCGTTTTTGAACTTCTCACCGGCAACGGACATGCCGGCAATCAACCCCTCATCGAGTATCTGTTTGGGGGTAACGCCCGCGTTTACCAGCTTCTGGGTGAGCTCTACCGCTTCATTGCGTTTGCCTTCCAGTATCGCGTGGGCAAGTGCTTTGAGTTCCTCCTGCATCATGGTCCTCCTGTGTGCGTTGATGGCGCAATGCTGTTCTTGGTATTTTTTCCAACAGTCTATCCGCAGTGATGGTATAAGAGAGATTCCATTCTGTCAAGGCGAATCTCCTGCTCTCTTGCTGGAGTGTATGTGAAAAATGCTCGTAAATCAAACCTTGGGGCGGTGATACATTCTCACACAGGAACACCATGGCGCAGGGAGATCGCCCCCGCCCGGGCGGGCAATGACCGGGATCGAGCAAGATTTTGGCAGGGCAATGCCGAATGGAAAAATGGCAAACATACCGCAGTGGAGGCAAAGCGATGAGAGACCCTCGTTTCGAGCAATTAGCGCAGGTACTGGTAGGGCACAGCACACGGGTGCAGCCAGGCGACAAGGTGCTGGTGGAAGCAACCGATGTGCCCGAGGAGTTCCTCTGCGTGCTGATAGAGCAGATAGTGAAAGCAGGAGGCGTGCCGCTGGTAGATACTAAACACTCGAAAGTGATGCGCACGTTGCAGATGCACGCTACCGAAGAGCAGTTGCAGGTTATCGCCGATGTAGAGAAGTTCCGCATGGAGAAAATGCAGTGCTACATTGGCGTGCGGGGTACCCTGAATAGCGCACAGCTTTCCGATGTTCCCATCGACAAGGTGGAAATGGTGCAGAGGCTGTGGTGGAAGCCGGTTCACAGCGACATTCGCGTGCCCAACACCCGCTGGGTGGTGTTGCGCTGGCCCAACGACAGCATGGCGCAACAGGCGAACATGAGCACCGAAGCCTTCGAAGACTACTATTTCCGGGTGTGTACACTGGACTATAGCAGAATGGAGAGGGCGGTGCAGCCGCTGGTGGAACTGATGGGCCGGACCGACCGCGTGCGGCTGTTGGCACCGGGCACCGACCTGAGGTTTTCCATCAAGGATATTCCGGTCATCCCCTGCTACGGATTGCGCAACATTCCTGATGGGGAGTGTTTTACCGCTCCGGTGCGTGATTCGGTGGAGGGTGAGATTACCTTCAATGTGCCCTCGCTCTATCACGGCAAGACCTTTGAAAACATTCGTCTGGTGTTCAGGGCAGGCAAGATTGTGGATGCCACCTGCAACCTCACCGACGAGCTGAACAGGATACTGGACTTCGACGAAGGAGCACGCTACGTGGGTGAGTTCTCGCTGGGCTTTAACCCGCACATCCTGCACCCCATGAAGGACACGCTGTTCGACGAGAAGATTGCGGGCTCCTTACACTTCACTCCCGGCAACGCCTATGGCGTGGCTGACAACGGCAACCGCTCGCAGATACACTGGGACCTGGTGTTGATTCAGCGCGCCGAGTACGGCGGAGGGGAGATTTACTTCGATGACCGCCTGATACGCAAGGATGGACGCTTTGTGTTGCCGGAGCTGGAAGGGCTGAACCCGGAGAATCTGGCGTAATCCATCCCTCTCCCGGGCACCGGGAGAGGGGAGGATGATAGTTCCGTGTTTAGCGTTGCTGTAGTGGCAGGGGTTTACCGTCGGGGGAGGTGATGCGCAAAGTGAGCTGCCAGCCGTCGGCTCCGTTCAGCACCTTACACAGGATGCGGTTCCAGCCCTGCTGCAGGGTGGCGGTAGCGGTATCCTGGTCAATGGTAAGCCCCCTGTCGCCGATAAACTCGTGCACCTTTTGCCCATTCACCCAGCAGGTAACATCGTCGTCGCTGCCGATTTTCAGGGTGACCGTCTGCACGGTATCGCTGTACACCTCGGCGTAGGCGTAACCGCCCGTGTTCTCGCGCGCACCGGCACTTAGCCAGAAATCCAGCACGCCCTGCGGGTCGTCCAGTTCGATACGCCGCCACCGGACGCCGTTCACCTCCGCCTGCAGGTCCATCGGTGCGCCGGGGTCTACCAGGTCGCGCTGACGGAGCAAGCTGCGCTCCGCCAGAGGAGCCAGTATCCACCAGTTCACCACCATGCCCTGCTGGATCGCGATATCTTGAACGCTGATTGCCGAACCCAACAAACGCAGCACACCTGCCAGACGGATCACGCTTTCACGGTCACGTGCTTTTTCCAGAGCAGTGCGGGCGAGAACCGTCGCTAAGTCGGTTTTACCCTGCTTCTGCAGGGCGAACGCTACCCCTGGCACTGCCTCTATCGCGGCTTGACGTACCTGCTCGTTCTCATGCCCCAGTGCGACCATCAGCGCGGAGGCAGTGTCGGCGTGGCGTAGACGTCCCATGGCGTTCAGCGCGGCAACCTTCACCGCGGGCTCGTTATCACCGAACGCTTTGAGCAGCGAGGGCAGCACCACGCCCGGAGAGCCGGATTGATACCCCAGCAGGTCAATCAAGCGCAGGCGTTGCTCTCCCTGCGCGTTCTGCATATGCACCACCAGCGCCTCTGCAAGCCCCGGTATCTTCACCTCCTGCAGCAAAGAGTATGCGGTGCGGGCGATGGCGGGGTTCGGGTGGTTGAGTGCCTTCACCAGCAAGGTTGCGGTGCCTGCGTTGCTGGTGTGTGCCACTCCCACCAGTCCAGCGGCGCGCAGGGTGGGTGTATTGCCGTTGGCATAGAGCCACTGAAAGAGCGGGGCGGCTTGCCCCGCCGCGCCGGAGCGGCGAAGCCGCTCCGCGATACGTACCAGCGAGTGCTGAGCCGCCTCTTTTTCTCTGGCGCTGCCTTTCTGAGCAATCTGTTGCAACGCCTTCTGGATTTCGGGAGTGGGGAACTCTCCGGCGACCGTAATCGCCGTCAGTCGCACCTCTGCCTGTGCGCTTTTCAGTGCACCCAGCACCACCTTTGCCGAGCTGGGCTGTTTGCGTGCACCGATAGCCATTAGCAGAGCGCTTTTCCACTGCGGGTCGGTTGCCTGCGCGAAGGCGCGTTCCATGGCGGAGGTGGCTTCCTTGCCCGGAATCTGCTGCAGCGCCATTCGTGCTGCCTCGCGCAGGGTCTTATTCTCCAGCAGTTTTTGCAGAGTCGGCACCGATTGTGAAGTGCCCACCACCGTAATCAAGCGCAGCAGCAGGCGATGCAGAGATTCCGGTGCCGGCTTCTGCAGGCGTGCCAGCAACGCTTTCTCGGCGGCGTTACGCTCGGATGTTGCGCCGGGGCGTGTGGACTGGTAAACCACCTTCTCCAGAGCCATCGTGGCAGCCATCACTGCGCCCGGCTCGGCGTCAGGATTTTCGATAATCGCCAGCAGGGCGGGAATAGCCTTCACGCCGAACGGCGCTATTTCCTCAATCGCCTGCCGTCGTGCGTTATCGTCGGGTGACCGCAGCTTCTGAACGGTATGCTCCATGTTCTGGCACGCGCTGGGAAGAGCCAGTGCCAGCAACGCTACTACGGTGAGCCATGTTCTCTTCATTGTCTGCCTGCACCTCCTACCTCAAGTACCACGGCGCGCGATAGGGACGACTGAGCCAGCGGTTTGCCTCCGGGTCGTCCACGAACTGCTCTTTCACGGGGTCCCAGCGCAGCTTCCTGCCCAGCCGCATGGCGATGTTGCCGATATGGGCTACCGTCACCGAGCGATGCCCGATTTCCACGTCGCAAATGGGCTTCTTGCGCGTGCGGATGCAATCCAGCCAGTTCTGGTGGTGGCTGAGGCTGCGATACAGCTGCACATCGTTTGGTCCCCACGTTATCTGCTGCAGCTCTTTGGGGCTGGTATCGATGCCTCCGCGCCACACGTGCACGTAGCCATCTGTGCCCTCGAAGCGCACGCCACGTTCCGGAGTGGTGGCAATCATGTGCACCCCGCTGGCATATTCGTAATGCACCTCGAAGTTCACATAGGTTTCGCACATTCCTTTCACCGGTGGCACGCCCTTGCCTTCCACGCTCACGGGTCCGCTGAGGTCCGTGCCCAGCCCCCATTGCGCGATGTCAAAGTGGTGATGCCCCCAGTCGGTCATCTCGCCGCCCGAGTAGTCCCAGAACCAGCGGAAGTTCCACAGGTAGCGGGCATAGTTGAAAGGCACCCACGGAGCGGGCCCCAGATACAGGTTCCAGTCCAGGTCGGGCGGTGGTTCCACGTCTGGCTGCGGGTCCAGGTCCGGACCGGCTGGCAGGTTCACGCGCACGGTATGCACTTTGCCGATTTTGCCGTTACGCACCAGCATACACGCCAGCCAGAAGTAGTAGTCCGACCTTTGCTGGCTGCCGACCTGAAAGACGCGGTTGTAGCGGCGCACGGCGCGCACCAGAGCCTTGCCCTCGTCTACAAAGAGGGTCAACGGCTTCTCGCAGTACACGTCTTTGCCCGATTCGCACGCCATGATGCTGATCAGCGTGTGCCAGTGATCGGGCGTGGAGATGACTACCGCGTCGATGTCCTTGCGGTCCAGCAGGTGGCGGAAGTCGGTGTAGGCAGCACAGTCCTGATTGCCATAGCGATTGTCCACAGCCTTTTTCGCGCGGTCGCGATGGGGGGCATACACGTCGCATACCGCCAGCACCTGCACCTGTCCGTTACCCAAAAAACCGTTCAGATGTCCCATGCCCATGCCACCAAGCCCGATGAAGCCGAGCGTGATGCGGTCGCTGGGTGCGCTTCGCTGAGCCGAGCCGAACACTGAGGCGGGTACAACGGCAGGCATGGCAACGGCAGCTGCGCCGACAGCCGCCCCTTTGAGAAACTGCCTTCGTGTTATCCGTTTGCCTTTACTCATGCCGACCATCCTTTCCGCGAACGAGATTCAGTCGGGGTGGTAGTTTCACTGAGAACTTCTGGGGATACGGGAAGGAGTCCTGCAAAAACTAACGGGACTACAGCGGCCGAAAGGGCATCTTCGGCGAAAGCCGCATCTTCGCCGGGGAAGCCTCTCACTGTGTCGCATCTCGAAGTCGTCCGTCACACGGTTGCGCTACTCATGCTGTTCGCCGGAACACCACCGATAGCATAAACACTATTGCCGCCGTAAGCACTATCGCCGCGCCAGACGCGGTGCCGAACCAGTAAGAAGCATATAGCCCCAGCACACTGCTGATGCCGCCAATCGCGCAGGCAGCGATTGCCATCCCCCTAAAGCTGCACGTGAGATTGCGTGCGGCGGCAGCGGGTAATAGCAGCATGGCGGTCACCAGTACAATACCAATCAACTTCAGCGACAGGGTAACCATGACCGCCAGCAGTACGAGAAACAGCAGGTCTACGCGTGCGACGGAAGTACCCATCGCCATTGCCATCTCACGGTGCACAGAAACCCGCAGCAGGGCATTCCACATCGCCAGTATCGCCAGCACGCTTCCCGCGCACATGACCGCTACCAGCCACACGTCTTCCCACGCCAGTGCGAGGATATCCCCAAACAGGAACTGGAACAGCCCGGTTTGGTACCCCTGCAGGATGCCCAGCAGCAGGATACCTGCCCCCGCGCAGATGGCGAGGTACACGCCGATCACGGTGTCCGCCGGTATCTGCGTGCGGTGCAGG
This window encodes:
- a CDS encoding nucleotidyl transferase, which produces MSHIRKAIITAAGRGTRQFPATRTLQKEMLPLVDRDGITKPALQLLVEEAVNAGIEQVGIVVNPESEAGVRAYFGALTEQEAQWQNDRQLLYEQAGHLQQLGERIVTIVQQEPLGLGHAVYLTKTFVGDEPFVMYLGDHVLLSHTTKNCTQQVLEVYAHTGGTLSAVRRTPEERVHLYGTLSGEPIPDIPDVIHVTAMIEKPTVEQARASLRMPTLPDGVYYCFFGINVFTSEIFDCLERTITAGRTMKGEFQLTTAQQMLVEKGEYYACEIQGEALDIGIPQGYLEAQVALGLAGTYSEQLQHWIRERGGCEG
- a CDS encoding inositol monophosphatase, with product MLPYPADTLIRRVRALHEQIRSEVRAQLLQYSADWLAQATESADGDTQFRIDVQVENLLLQFCEQWAQEVPFVLVAEGISEDGWLSLPRGTNTDKAQFIMVVDPIDGTRMIMYDKRSAWCLTGIAPNRGRQTTLADIEIAVQTELPTSRQCVVDTLWAVRGGGAFGERQSLWDGSTTPFRPKPSSAKDLRYSFASFANFFPDGKAWLAALEENLYRQLRSMDIKGNPLVFADQYLSTGGQIYELIVGHDRFIADLRPVAFRQLGYTEMPLCAHPYDICTELIAREAGAIITDEYGRQLQTPLDIREPVAWVGYANPALRDLIEPALLRLLHGDSER
- the bfr gene encoding bacterioferritin — its product is MKGNPEILKVLNELLSDELTAIHQYMVEAEMCENWGYDKLHAAFQKIALDEMHHAEWLIQRLLFLEGHPTIKLGELLIGNTVPDMVNGVITSEGEAVQAYNKAIALAHQVADQGTVDLLIRILNMEEGHIDWAEAQRDQIEHMGLANYLSMQTEGAAQ
- a CDS encoding nucleotidyltransferase family protein, producing the protein MSTPPRRCVLLAAGRGTRLGDFTRNIPKPMVPLAGRPLLEHILCNIRETTSIREFTVVVQYHAESITRHFGDGSSFGVRIHYVRQPEDQPGTGGALRVALESLPAEPVLMSFGDILTDRSNYRCLIQAYTPDIVALIGVNWLPDVSEGGGVWLDGDRVLRVEEKPRNPDTNWNLAGVHIFSPAILPVLRELPLSARGEYELTQAIQRLLHQYPDAVRAVRFEGYWNDVGTPERLQQAKQDLQECQCAQANHGSKSLQGGEP
- a CDS encoding GHMP kinase, yielding MSRRAFTVSAPGRICLFGEHQDYLGLPVIAAAINRRIRAEVQFSCDGHRLHIDMPDINDRMTLDPSQEQQYTRARDYLRAGVNVLLREGARFPYGASIRITSDIPMQAGVSSSSAMVVMWLRALCEMAETPMNPDPETLARWGHRTEVLEFKEPGGMMDHFCAALGGVLYIDTIPPYRAERLPIQLRGLVLADSLQPKATVEVLASRRHDVTEGIALLQERMPHFDLHTTPLEEAEEALKHLPARNARRVRANLINRDLTRRALQLLRNDQWSPQVLGDLLIAHHAQLRDGLEVSTPKIERMLEAALRAGALGGKVNGSGGGGCLFAYAPGREQEVVEAFKSAGGDAWHVRVDTGVRLE
- a CDS encoding corrinoid protein; this translates as MQEELKALAHAILEGKRNEAVELTQKLVNAGVTPKQILDEGLIAGMSVAGEKFKNGEYFVPEILVAARAMKASMEILRPLLVATDVQPIGTMVIGTVCGDLHDIGKNLVAMMMEGAGFKVVDLGVDVSADKFIEAAKEHNAQIVGMSALLTTTMTYIPEVIKAFDEAGLRPKVKLIVGGAPVTQEWANQIGADAYAPDAATAVDKCKELLGAA
- a CDS encoding aminopeptidase, with product MRDPRFEQLAQVLVGHSTRVQPGDKVLVEATDVPEEFLCVLIEQIVKAGGVPLVDTKHSKVMRTLQMHATEEQLQVIADVEKFRMEKMQCYIGVRGTLNSAQLSDVPIDKVEMVQRLWWKPVHSDIRVPNTRWVVLRWPNDSMAQQANMSTEAFEDYYFRVCTLDYSRMERAVQPLVELMGRTDRVRLLAPGTDLRFSIKDIPVIPCYGLRNIPDGECFTAPVRDSVEGEITFNVPSLYHGKTFENIRLVFRAGKIVDATCNLTDELNRILDFDEGARYVGEFSLGFNPHILHPMKDTLFDEKIAGSLHFTPGNAYGVADNGNRSQIHWDLVLIQRAEYGGGEIYFDDRLIRKDGRFVLPELEGLNPENLA
- a CDS encoding HEAT repeat domain-containing protein, with amino-acid sequence MKRTWLTVVALLALALPSACQNMEHTVQKLRSPDDNARRQAIEEIAPFGVKAIPALLAIIENPDAEPGAVMAATMALEKVVYQSTRPGATSERNAAEKALLARLQKPAPESLHRLLLRLITVVGTSQSVPTLQKLLENKTLREAARMALQQIPGKEATSAMERAFAQATDPQWKSALLMAIGARKQPSSAKVVLGALKSAQAEVRLTAITVAGEFPTPEIQKALQQIAQKGSAREKEAAQHSLVRIAERLRRSGAAGQAAPLFQWLYANGNTPTLRAAGLVGVAHTSNAGTATLLVKALNHPNPAIARTAYSLLQEVKIPGLAEALVVHMQNAQGEQRLRLIDLLGYQSGSPGVVLPSLLKAFGDNEPAVKVAALNAMGRLRHADTASALMVALGHENEQVRQAAIEAVPGVAFALQKQGKTDLATVLARTALEKARDRESVIRLAGVLRLLGSAISVQDIAIQQGMVVNWWILAPLAERSLLRQRDLVDPGAPMDLQAEVNGVRWRRIELDDPQGVLDFWLSAGARENTGGYAYAEVYSDTVQTVTLKIGSDDDVTCWVNGQKVHEFIGDRGLTIDQDTATATLQQGWNRILCKVLNGADGWQLTLRITSPDGKPLPLQQR
- a CDS encoding Gfo/Idh/MocA family oxidoreductase, with amino-acid sequence MSKGKRITRRQFLKGAAVGAAAVAMPAVVPASVFGSAQRSAPSDRITLGFIGLGGMGMGHLNGFLGNGQVQVLAVCDVYAPHRDRAKKAVDNRYGNQDCAAYTDFRHLLDRKDIDAVVISTPDHWHTLISIMACESGKDVYCEKPLTLFVDEGKALVRAVRRYNRVFQVGSQQRSDYYFWLACMLVRNGKIGKVHTVRVNLPAGPDLDPQPDVEPPPDLDWNLYLGPAPWVPFNYARYLWNFRWFWDYSGGEMTDWGHHHFDIAQWGLGTDLSGPVSVEGKGVPPVKGMCETYVNFEVHYEYASGVHMIATTPERGVRFEGTDGYVHVWRGGIDTSPKELQQITWGPNDVQLYRSLSHHQNWLDCIRTRKKPICDVEIGHRSVTVAHIGNIAMRLGRKLRWDPVKEQFVDDPEANRWLSRPYRAPWYLR